Below is a genomic region from Persicimonas caeni.
GTCGAACTCACCGGAGGCGGCCTGCTCGAGGAAGTCGAGCTCGGCCGAGTCTTCTTCTTCGGGGGCTGCGCCGTACACACGCTCGAGTGCCCGGGCCAGGTCGCCGGGGCCGGCGAGCACCGGGCGCACGTCGACGCCGGTGTGGCTGGCGACCTCGTCCATGGCGAGCACGTCGAGGGGATCGTACATCGCCAGCACGAGGCGATCGCTGTCGCTGCCGCTTTCGACCTTGAGGGGGAGCACCTTGTTGCGCAGCGCCAGAGAGCGCGGCACCCGGTCGGTGACCTCTTCGTCGGGGGTGCGATCACCGAGCCAGACCGGACGCACGTTCAAGAATTTGCCGATCCCCTTGACCAACGCACGCTCGTCGATGAGCTCGTGCTCGACGAGGGTCTCGTACAGCGCCTTGCCGCGCTTTTGAGCGAGGGCGACGCCCTTGCGAAGGTCCTTCTTGGAGATCGCGTCGCTTTTGGCGAGCAGATCTATCAGTTGCGAATCATCGATCATCGACATCACTGACTCATCGTCATCACTGTACTTCGATGACGTTGCTGCCCGGGGGTGGGGGGAGTTGGAACAGTGCGTCCTGCAAGTTCTGGTCGACCTGAGTTTCACCAACATCCAGCGAGAAGTCAAGATCTCGGGCCGGCCAGACGAATCGCCGGTAAGCGGGCAGCGCGATGTTGCCGAAACGTTTCCAATCCTCAGTGGTATACTTGTAGGTCAGCTTGCCTTTGGCGTTCTTTTCGGTCACCGACGTCACCGCGTAGTCTTTCGGGCGTACCTGCATCGACAGCGATCCGCCGCCGGGGAGCGCGCGCGAGTATACATAGCGTCCGGTCTCGCGGTTCCACTCGAGGGTGGGCTCACCGGTGCCCCGCTCGAAGCGATCCCAGGGGGCGCCACCGAAGAGCACGCGTACGACGTCTTGGGCCGACAGGTCCACCGGCAGAAGCCGGCTGATATTCGCCGGGGTCGGCTCCCCGGTGAAGTACTCGTTGGTCTCGCGCTTGTGCATGGCGAACTGCTCGCCGTCGGTGACCAGCAGGCTCATGATCTCGTCGGTGCCGGGCACGCGCGTCTGCACCCGGAGCATGTCGGGGCGCTTGGCCAGGATGAGCTGGCGCACTTTGACGCGCTCGCCGTCTCCGAAATAATCGAGCACGACCTCCTTGAAGCGCGCGTCTTCGATCTGGGTGAGGCGGGTGTCGATCGCTTCGCGCAGCGCCTGGGGCTCTTCGAGGGCGTTGTCGGGGGGCGGGATGTCTTTGGTGCAGCTTGCTGGGCCAAGGGGGAGGACGAACAGGAGGGCGAGTAATGTAATCAGATTGAGAGGTTTCATTCTTGGTTTCTGTGGAAAGTTTGGGTTCTTGGCGCCCCCCATCCGCCTCGTGCTAAACTGCGCACTCGGCACCTTCCCCACCGGGGAAGGGATGCCCCTGCGGAAAGCTACGCGGTCGATTCGCGCAAGGAAATCCCTTCCCCCTGGGGGAAGGTGGCTCGCGCGTCGTACAGCGCGAGTCGGATGGGGGCGCCAGAAAGCTACGCCTTGCTTCACGGACACGAAGCCTTGCTTCTCGAACACTGAGCCTTGCTTCTCGAGCAAAAGGAACACCGCGAACCTATGCAACCTCACCCCATCACGCAACTCATCGCCGGTCTTTGCCTGGCGATGACGCTCTGCGCCGCATCCGAGGCCGTCGCCCAAGACGACGGCTCGCGGCTCGAGGGCTCGGTGCGTGTGGGGATGGAGTACGACGACAACCCGTTGAGGCTGCAGACGAACGACCCGCGCCTGGAGTCGGACGACCCGAGGCTCGCTTTTCTTCACGACGACCCCGACATGCTCGCGCGCTACTTCACCACGCTCGACTCGACGCATCGGGTCGGCGGGCGCGGCCAGGCGAGCCTGCGGGTGCGCCACGGGGGCAAGTTCTATCGGCGCACCACCGAGGCCGACGCGATGCTCACCCAGGTGCTCGTAGCGTATCGGTATCGGCTGGCCGAGCGCCTCTCGCTGGTGTTCGACGCCGACGTCAAAGACCGCACCGAGCGGCTCAGCCGCCTCGACTACAACCGCGGCGGGGTGCGCCTGGGGCTCGGTTGGGCGCCCGAGAAGTGGCGGCTGAGCGCGCGCGCCGGCTGGCGCTACTTCGCCTACAAGCCGGTGGCCGCGCTGAGCAGCCAGGGCCCGCAATTCGACGCGCTGGTGCGCCGCTACTTCACCGACACCCTCGCCGGCCAAGCCTCCTACAGCCTGACCGAGCGCCAATTCGACGACGGGCGCCAGGACACGTTCCACGTGGGACGGCTGGGCCTCGTCTACCGAAGCGATATCTTCGTGGACGCCTCGTACGTCTTGTCGATCAACCGCTCCCCGCTCGACTCGCAGGATTTGACTCGCCACGGTATGGAGGTGACGCTGACCGCCCCGCTGTTCGAGAAGTTCTACGGCTCCTCGAAGCTGCAGTTGCAGCGCACCGCGGTCGCCGAGGAGTCCGGCCCCGACGCGCTCTTCTTCGTCGACGAGGAGAATCGCAACGTCGTCGTCATGTCGCTGGCGCGCCCCATCGGCGAGCAGTGGGAGGTCGAGGGGCGCTGGAGCATGTATATCGAGGAATTCGACGACGCCCAGCCTACAGGCGGCGTGCAGCTGGACTATTCGCGCCAGACGTTTTTATTGGCGGTGGGGTGGGGGTTTGAGTGAGGAGGGGGAGTGCGGCGTAGCTTCTCGGCGCCCCCCATCCGCCTCGTGCTCAACTACGCACTCGGCACCTTCCCCCAGGGGAAGGGTTGCCTTAGCTGACCTGAACCACGTAGCTTTTCGTAACAGCATCCCTTCCCCTGGGGGAAGGTGGCTCGCGCGCCGTACAGCGCGAGTCGGATGGGGGGCGCCAGAAGGCTACCTCTTACAATACCCAACCCGAACAACACATGAAACACCTAACAAAACTCATCCTCCTGCTCCTCATCCTCCCCGCCTGCGCCACCTCCAGTGGCTCCGGCAGCGGCGACTCCGGCCTCATGGGCCTGGGAGACGAGCCCGCCAAGGCGGTCTGGGAGGACTGGACGGCGAAGCCCGCCGCGGGCATCGCGCCCGAGGCGTTCGTCGACCAAATGGTCGCCTTCGACTATTGGCAGGTCGACGACGAGAACTTCATCGAGGAGAGCTGGGCAGGCGTCTCCGGCGTGCTCGACTTCGTGCGCCGCGAGGGCTTGCCCGAGGCGCAGGAGAATACCGCCACGCTGCTGCTCCAGGCGCTCGACAGCCGCCAGGGCGACCAGCAGACGAGCATGGACGTGACCTACGTCGTCTCGCTCGACCAACAGAACCCCTCCGAGGGTCTCGTGGTGCGCCTCTACTCGCCGATCGCGGACAAGAAGGCCACCCCCGGCGTCGCCATCTACATGGGCCGCGACAGCGGCTCGCCGGCCGAGGGCTACGATCGCGCGGTGATCTGGGCGGCGCCCGATTTCGAGGAGGCCGAGGGCTTTACGGTCGCCCTCGATCGCACCGACGCGGGCTGGGTCGCCGCCAAGGACAACGGCGTGGTCTACCCGGTCGGCGAGTCGAAGTCCGACTCGCTCACCGGCGCGGCGGGGCTCGCTCGCGAGATCCTGACCAAGCGTTTCTGGGAGCCGTTGACCGGCGTGGGCTTCGTCGAGGCGAAGCAGAGCGCGACCGAGGAGAGCGAGCTGCCCGCCGACATCGAGCGTGCGCTCGGTTTGGAGGTGCGTGAGCGCCAGATCGAGGAGGTCTACAAGGACACCGTCTTCCCGCCGCGCGCCGAGATCCCGCCGCTGGGGCTCAAAGAGGATTTCTGAGCCCTACTGGTCGACGACCTGGGCGTTGAAGCAG
It encodes:
- a CDS encoding DUF4292 domain-containing protein, producing MKPLNLITLLALLFVLPLGPASCTKDIPPPDNALEEPQALREAIDTRLTQIEDARFKEVVLDYFGDGERVKVRQLILAKRPDMLRVQTRVPGTDEIMSLLVTDGEQFAMHKRETNEYFTGEPTPANISRLLPVDLSAQDVVRVLFGGAPWDRFERGTGEPTLEWNRETGRYVYSRALPGGGSLSMQVRPKDYAVTSVTEKNAKGKLTYKYTTEDWKRFGNIALPAYRRFVWPARDLDFSLDVGETQVDQNLQDALFQLPPPPGSNVIEVQ